The Corticium candelabrum chromosome 18, ooCorCand1.1, whole genome shotgun sequence genome includes a region encoding these proteins:
- the LOC134193762 gene encoding uncharacterized protein LOC134193762 — protein MVQEWKTARKEIEDILRLNERTAITITDGIQVQHKLRIQHAIRSLAFSSSLTKGQNNDLCVAHYGTASANHFGVWKIGLAVKYVRLTTHYVISRLICVRRLKRRMFVGYCNDLSLRVFDTRLEELSACEVSSTVLCFAYSNRMDELISGGMGCVHVWNFGLQSTGTCRDTPCTRLHAQFVVYFLT, from the exons ATGGTGCAGGAATGGAAAACAGCGCGGAAGGAAATCGAAGATATTTTGCGATTGAATGAACGAACTGCGATCACCATTACTGACGGTATTCAG GTTCAGCACAAACTGAGAATTCAACATGCAATACGCTCACTCGCTTTCTCTTCGTCGCTTACTAAAG GGCAAAACAATGATCTTTGCGTTGCACATTATGGCACCGCGAGCGCCAACCATTTTGGCGTATGGAAAATCGGATTGGCTGTGAAATACGTCAG ACTGACCACTCACTACGTCATTTCTCGTCTCATCTGCGTTAGACGATTGAAGCGAAGA ATGTTTGTTGGCTATTGTAACGACCTTAGTTTGCGAGTATTCGATACTCGATTGGAAGAGTTGTCGGCGTGTGAAGTTTCCAGCACTGTCTTGTG TTTCGCATACAGTAATCGTATGGACGAGTTGATATCCGGCGGAATGGGATGTGTACACGTGTGGAActtcggactacaa TCAACGGGTACGTGCAGAGACACACCGTGTACGAGACTACATGCacagtttgttgtttacttTCTCACTTAG
- the LOC134194364 gene encoding uncharacterized protein LOC134194364 — protein MRRENEKQRGCCCCSSGPLALSASVDRIGYCSGERQECPNTTIDVPPLPETLDTCSVLARDYYVEVAILVPKGRILHTYFPIIISSVPLHPSSQITGYVAIDSRSGRPPLPVPQSAYVTPVMLPSQFTGRQISWIRPATPIRPNERVTPRPPARRPPAPPPLPTPYIPPPPDRPPYDDDRENLPLLSLTTEVHHSYGTRLRHIVQKERNTKHV, from the exons ATGAGAAGAGAGAATGAAAAACAGCGaggctgctgttgctgctcgTCTGGCCCACTCGCTCTCTCTGCTAGTGTTGATCGGATCGGTTACTGTTCTG GAGAACGACAGGAGTGCCCCAATACAACCATTGACGTGCCTCCTCTACCTGAGACTCTAGACACTTGCAGCGTGTTGGCTCGTGATTACTATGTGGAAGTAGCAATTCTCGTTCCTAAAGGACGTATCCTCCATACATATTTTCCAATAATTATTAGTTCTGTGCCATTGCACCCTTCATCACAAATCACTGGTTATGTTGCCATCGATAGCCGAAGTGGCCGACCTCCACTGCCTGTTCCTCAGTCTGCATATGTCACCCCAGTTATGTTACCATCACAATTCACAGGTAGACAGATCTCGTGGATTCGTCCTGCTACTCCAATCAGACCTAATGAACGTGTCACGCCGAGACCTCCTGCTCGGAGACCTCCTGCTCCTCCTCCTCTACCCACACCCTATATTCCTCCTCCTCCTGACAGGCCACCTTATGACGACGACAGAGAAAATCTACCTCTTCTAAGTCTAACTACGGAG GTACACCACTCCTACGGTACCAGACTGAGACATATAGtacagaaagagagaaacaCGAAACACGTATAA